Proteins encoded in a region of the Spirochaeta lutea genome:
- a CDS encoding SpoIIE family protein phosphatase yields MNDTRVPTLTMRKSLSVKIPLILAAILILAVLLLTLVTAERIKQQVFDREQQYLELNAGSVEKIIRLQLDSINTILSSYADNPRFLEALETGTARQTIGLLNNARELSNYFEDVMLVDPQGVVLASAGLRNLGLRVDKPETVQAALSQGTLVGDSQAYISGAGSPAVSIAMPLLGSSLEKSGAIVAVFNLERFAIDFLSTLNFGESGFTFLVDSQGVILSHPDRDLILTSAAQWPGMAALFRPESPVQGFAAYKNQNDTDMYLSYYRLNNPNWYSIVTDSEQALSAPADQITIIMIIFGLIAVILLGGSILLVLRIAILKPIAALQHQISAFSQERAPIQPPESINNEIQLLRQAFSDMGNKILENTRELEEKNSQLESYNNQVRLELTTAQRVQEAVIPRRFPAVRNLSTYGIYKPMEELGGDFYDMIRISRDQVAVLIADVSGHGVPAALITMMAKVSFTTHSVPGATPSEVMRGVNNDLCAVIEDIDHYLTAFYALIDLHQGTVEYANAGHGEIWLFKGDGTHRVLSPTAPFLGKFPELEFATRQELLDDRDRLILYTDGLTEIRNAQGEFFTEDRLIESISNQVELEPKEMAVSLVDEVLSFRGDAPATDDITLLILGITSGSWGKDIDTDVAEHMAYQSPEDLKAAKEQFTKALLEYRDKKFSVCIETLKTIKDSFIHKHERQKVLNLLGHCCLKTGKLQDCKIYWQEALDLVPDSKELKRNLQIVQRELDAQGKGA; encoded by the coding sequence ATGAACGATACACGGGTTCCCACACTCACCATGAGAAAAAGTCTCAGCGTTAAAATCCCCTTGATTTTAGCAGCAATCCTGATTCTGGCGGTTCTACTCCTGACCCTGGTAACCGCGGAACGTATTAAACAGCAGGTCTTCGACCGGGAGCAACAGTACCTGGAACTCAACGCCGGCAGTGTAGAAAAAATCATACGCTTACAGCTAGATTCAATTAATACCATTCTTTCAAGCTACGCCGATAATCCGCGGTTTCTGGAGGCCCTCGAAACAGGGACGGCCCGGCAGACCATCGGTTTGCTCAACAATGCCCGGGAGCTGTCCAACTACTTTGAAGATGTGATGCTGGTTGATCCCCAGGGCGTGGTTCTGGCCTCCGCCGGCCTTCGCAACCTGGGACTGCGGGTGGACAAACCCGAAACCGTCCAGGCGGCCCTGAGTCAGGGAACCTTGGTGGGAGATAGCCAAGCCTATATCTCCGGAGCGGGTAGTCCGGCGGTATCCATTGCCATGCCTCTGCTGGGCTCCTCCCTAGAGAAATCCGGCGCAATAGTAGCGGTCTTCAACCTGGAACGCTTTGCTATAGACTTTCTGAGTACCCTGAACTTCGGGGAGAGCGGGTTTACCTTCCTGGTAGATTCCCAGGGAGTAATTCTCAGTCATCCTGATCGAGATCTCATCTTAACTAGTGCGGCCCAGTGGCCGGGTATGGCGGCATTGTTCCGCCCGGAGAGTCCGGTACAGGGTTTCGCTGCTTATAAAAATCAAAACGACACGGATATGTACCTGAGTTACTACCGCCTGAATAATCCCAACTGGTACAGCATTGTCACCGATTCCGAGCAGGCCCTCAGCGCACCTGCCGATCAAATCACTATAATCATGATAATTTTCGGCTTGATTGCCGTTATACTCCTGGGAGGCAGTATTCTCCTGGTTCTCCGGATAGCCATCCTCAAACCCATCGCCGCCCTGCAGCACCAGATTTCCGCCTTTTCTCAGGAACGGGCCCCCATTCAGCCCCCGGAGAGTATCAATAACGAGATCCAGTTGCTGCGTCAGGCCTTCTCTGACATGGGTAATAAAATCCTGGAGAATACCAGAGAACTGGAGGAGAAGAATTCTCAGTTGGAATCCTACAACAATCAGGTACGTCTGGAGCTCACCACGGCTCAGCGTGTCCAGGAGGCGGTTATTCCCCGGCGGTTCCCCGCGGTCCGAAACCTTTCGACCTACGGGATCTATAAACCCATGGAGGAACTCGGGGGCGATTTTTACGATATGATTCGCATTTCCCGGGATCAGGTGGCGGTGCTCATTGCCGATGTTTCCGGACACGGGGTTCCTGCTGCATTAATAACCATGATGGCCAAGGTCTCCTTCACTACCCACAGCGTTCCGGGAGCCACCCCTAGCGAGGTTATGCGGGGGGTAAATAACGACCTATGTGCGGTAATCGAAGATATCGATCATTACCTAACCGCATTCTACGCCCTGATTGATCTCCACCAGGGAACCGTTGAGTATGCGAATGCCGGACACGGAGAAATTTGGCTCTTCAAGGGCGATGGCACCCACCGGGTACTCTCACCGACCGCACCCTTCCTGGGAAAATTCCCGGAGTTAGAGTTCGCTACCCGGCAGGAGCTGCTCGATGACCGGGATCGGCTCATCCTGTACACCGACGGCCTCACCGAGATCCGCAATGCCCAGGGCGAGTTCTTTACCGAGGACCGGCTCATTGAATCGATTTCCAACCAGGTTGAGCTGGAGCCCAAGGAGATGGCAGTGAGTTTGGTTGACGAGGTGCTGTCTTTCCGGGGAGATGCCCCCGCTACGGATGATATTACCCTGTTGATTCTGGGAATTACCTCGGGTAGTTGGGGTAAGGATATTGATACCGATGTAGCCGAGCACATGGCATATCAATCCCCGGAGGATCTAAAGGCCGCGAAGGAACAGTTTACCAAAGCGCTTTTGGAGTACCGGGATAAGAAGTTTAGCGTGTGTATTGAAACCCTTAAGACTATTAAGGATTCTTTCATCCATAAACACGAGCGCCAGAAGGTACTCAATCTGCTCGGTCATTGCTGCCTGAAAACCGGGAAACTCCAGGACTGCAAAATCTATTGGCAGGAGGCCTTGGACCTTGTTCCCGACAGCAAGGAACTGAAACGCAACCTGCAAATTGTTCAGCGGGAGCTTGATGCCCAGGGCAAAGGTGCATAG
- the mmsB gene encoding multiple monosaccharide ABC transporter permease: MNDLTKKQGLGQVIKEQAGHNLKQYSMFLALIGIWIIFNILTNGIFLSARNLSNLFVQTSYIAILAVGMVLVIVAGHIDLSVGSIAGFTGAIAAILQVNFGWATIPAIGAALAAGLLIGVWQGYWIAYRNIPAFIVTLAGMVAFRGALIAITQGQTIAPLRDDFAALGSGYVPKIVETLKFNDTTLILGLIVILIYVVMDLQSRRKQIAYGFDVPPMSYQILKMVLISSIIAAFFGVLMIYRGMPYAILVVFALVVFYSFLTNNTVFGRQVYALGGNKEAARLSGVNIRSRNMWIFISMGFLSALSGVVFTARLNAAASSAGNLFELDTIAAAIIGGTSTMGGEGTVVGAIIGAVLMASLNNGMSLMNISADWQMIFRGLILLLAVWFDIASRKKGN; this comes from the coding sequence ATGAACGATTTAACCAAAAAGCAAGGGCTTGGCCAGGTTATCAAGGAGCAGGCCGGGCACAATCTAAAACAGTATTCCATGTTCCTGGCATTGATCGGAATTTGGATTATATTCAATATCCTGACAAACGGTATCTTCCTGAGCGCAAGAAACCTGTCCAACCTCTTCGTACAGACCAGCTACATTGCAATACTGGCAGTCGGAATGGTTCTGGTTATTGTGGCAGGGCATATCGACCTGTCGGTGGGTTCCATCGCCGGATTCACCGGTGCCATAGCGGCCATTCTCCAGGTTAACTTCGGCTGGGCTACCATTCCGGCCATCGGAGCGGCTCTGGCTGCAGGACTCTTAATCGGGGTTTGGCAGGGCTATTGGATCGCCTACAGGAATATTCCGGCATTTATCGTAACCCTGGCGGGCATGGTTGCCTTCCGTGGTGCGCTTATCGCCATTACCCAAGGCCAAACCATTGCTCCCCTCCGGGATGATTTCGCCGCGCTGGGATCGGGGTATGTTCCGAAAATCGTAGAGACACTGAAGTTCAACGATACAACCCTCATCCTTGGATTAATAGTTATCCTGATTTATGTGGTCATGGATTTACAGTCCCGGCGTAAACAGATCGCCTACGGATTCGATGTGCCGCCCATGAGTTACCAGATTCTGAAAATGGTGCTTATTTCTTCCATCATTGCAGCCTTCTTCGGCGTTCTGATGATTTACCGGGGAATGCCCTACGCGATCCTGGTGGTATTCGCTCTGGTAGTGTTCTACAGCTTCCTTACCAACAACACCGTTTTCGGACGCCAGGTCTATGCCCTGGGTGGAAATAAGGAGGCAGCGCGCCTCAGCGGTGTCAATATCCGCAGCAGAAACATGTGGATATTCATCAGCATGGGGTTCCTTTCAGCCCTTTCCGGTGTGGTATTCACCGCCCGACTGAACGCTGCGGCATCGAGCGCCGGAAACCTCTTTGAGCTCGATACCATTGCAGCAGCCATTATCGGCGGTACCAGTACCATGGGTGGTGAAGGTACAGTCGTAGGCGCCATCATCGGTGCCGTGTTAATGGCAAGTCTCAACAACGGCATGAGCCTCATGAATATTTCAGCCGACTGGCAGATGATATTCCGGGGACTCATTCTACTCCTGGCGGTATGGTTCGATATTGCCAGCAGGAAGAAGGGAAACTAG
- a CDS encoding metal-dependent transcriptional regulator has product MSDVPADLQKQFPAAIEYLTDIYVIQREYGRVTNARLADWMQVSRSAVTQGISRLKRLGLTIQPRYEAIQLTEKGRELAVTFLRRHYLVEHLLVRTLGYPWDKADEEAKVLQGAISDDLAEYLYDKLGKPHTCPHGNPFPEDPIEERLVKAQALDAVEPERELRLLRITEEGEAYPGMLHFCYNHQLSPGSRLSVTQTEPLRIVLHRPESGEAENIEIPPDMAKHIRVEYLST; this is encoded by the coding sequence ATGAGTGATGTACCGGCGGATTTACAGAAGCAGTTTCCTGCAGCCATTGAGTACCTGACAGATATTTATGTGATTCAGCGTGAATACGGACGGGTTACCAACGCCCGCTTGGCCGACTGGATGCAGGTAAGCCGGTCAGCAGTGACCCAGGGAATTTCTCGATTGAAGCGCCTGGGGTTGACTATTCAGCCCCGGTACGAGGCCATCCAACTTACGGAGAAGGGCCGAGAGCTGGCAGTAACCTTTCTCCGGCGCCATTATTTGGTGGAGCACCTCCTGGTACGGACCCTCGGTTATCCCTGGGATAAGGCGGATGAGGAGGCTAAGGTGCTCCAAGGGGCTATTTCCGATGATCTTGCGGAGTACCTCTACGACAAACTCGGTAAGCCCCACACCTGCCCCCACGGCAATCCCTTCCCCGAGGATCCCATCGAAGAGCGGCTGGTCAAGGCCCAGGCACTCGATGCTGTTGAACCGGAACGAGAGCTGCGACTGTTGCGGATTACCGAAGAAGGGGAGGCATATCCGGGAATGCTGCACTTCTGTTATAATCACCAACTCAGCCCGGGCAGCAGGCTTTCGGTTACCCAGACTGAACCGCTGAGGATAGTTCTCCACCGCCCGGAGAGCGGAGAGGCTGAGAACATTGAAATCCCCCCGGATATGGCAAAGCATATTCGGGTAGAATACCTAAGCACCTAG
- a CDS encoding oxidoreductase encodes MSNTIRIGIIGFGFAAQTFHVPLLRALPEEFEITAVSSSKPEAVHAVLPQARVFSSPQDLLAHPQVDAVVVTAPNTLHYPLSREALAAGKHLIVEKPATITAAESEDLAGAARQTGLVASVFHNRRWDSDFLTLKRLLQEERLGDLSHIELHFDRYRPQVRQRWRESDQPGAGLLYDLGSHLIDQTLQLFGLPRGVTADIRIQRTGGKSDDYVHLILDYGSFPVIIHITSLCRGPGFRYIVNGTEGSLVKLGLDPQEDQLKQGVRPDSELFGVEDKNQWGTLYLPSDHDSTVTATLRPEKGNYLGFYRDFAGAIRGDNANPVTIDEGAEVIRIIELAQQSAQLGKTIQL; translated from the coding sequence ATGAGTAACACCATACGCATCGGAATCATCGGCTTTGGGTTTGCAGCCCAAACCTTCCATGTTCCCCTCCTTCGGGCCCTTCCCGAGGAGTTCGAGATTACTGCTGTATCCTCCAGCAAGCCCGAGGCAGTCCACGCCGTACTGCCCCAAGCCAGGGTGTTTTCCAGTCCCCAGGACCTCCTTGCGCACCCCCAAGTGGATGCGGTCGTTGTTACCGCGCCTAATACCCTCCACTACCCCCTTAGCAGGGAGGCCCTGGCGGCGGGCAAACACCTGATTGTTGAAAAGCCTGCAACCATTACCGCTGCGGAATCCGAAGATCTTGCCGGAGCTGCCAGGCAAACCGGTCTGGTAGCCAGCGTTTTCCATAACCGCCGATGGGATTCGGATTTTTTAACCCTCAAGAGACTCCTACAGGAAGAGCGATTGGGAGATCTCAGTCATATTGAGCTGCACTTTGACCGTTACCGGCCCCAGGTGCGCCAGCGGTGGCGGGAATCTGATCAGCCCGGCGCAGGGCTGCTCTACGACCTCGGTAGCCACTTGATTGACCAGACTCTACAGCTCTTCGGTCTACCCCGGGGGGTTACCGCTGATATTCGGATCCAACGTACCGGGGGAAAATCTGACGATTATGTCCATCTGATTTTAGACTACGGGTCTTTCCCCGTAATTATCCACATTACCTCCCTCTGCCGGGGTCCGGGATTCCGTTACATCGTTAATGGTACCGAAGGCAGTTTGGTGAAATTGGGGTTAGATCCCCAAGAAGACCAGCTGAAACAAGGTGTGCGGCCGGATTCGGAGCTGTTCGGGGTGGAAGATAAGAACCAATGGGGCACCCTGTACCTGCCTAGTGATCATGACTCCACCGTTACCGCAACCCTGCGGCCCGAGAAGGGTAATTACCTGGGCTTTTACCGCGATTTTGCCGGAGCAATCCGGGGAGATAATGCAAATCCGGTGACCATTGATGAGGGTGCTGAAGTAATCCGCATTATTGAACTTGCACAACAGAGCGCGCAACTAGGAAAAACCATTCAACTGTAA
- a CDS encoding xylose ABC transporter ATP-binding protein translates to MSEYILEMQNITKEFPGVRALDSVNLKVRRGEIHALVGENGAGKSTLMKVLSGVYPAGTYEGKILVDGQEKHFSTIKDSEKCGIAVIYQELALVPLMDVAENIYLGSEKAGKTGVINWAASYAEAAKLLKEVKLDVNPHTKLINLGVGKQQLIEIAKALAKETSLLILDEPTAALNEAESENLLNILRELKAKGVTCIYISHKLEEVLSIADSITVLRDGNSIATHDQSEEEGGGWTQDRIISLMVGRTLTQRFPKIDHTAGEVVMEVKNWSVDHPEIPGKKLIDDVSFQIRKGEILGLAGLMGAGRTELSMSLFGAFKSKATGAIYLEGNEITIKDPAEAIKHGFSYVTEDRKAMGLVLGMNILENTTLASLLHVSRRGVLNKLEEIKQTRHYVKQLNVKTPTIQQKARNLSGGNQQKVILGKWLMTEPKVLILDEPTRGIDVGAKFEIYNIMNDLVEQGVAIVMISSELPEVLGMSDRILVMHEGRLTGELTSAEATQEKVMYYATRG, encoded by the coding sequence ATGAGTGAATACATTTTAGAGATGCAGAACATTACCAAGGAGTTTCCCGGTGTACGTGCCCTCGACTCAGTTAACCTGAAGGTTCGCAGGGGTGAGATTCATGCCCTGGTCGGGGAAAACGGCGCGGGAAAGTCGACCCTCATGAAGGTGCTCAGCGGGGTTTATCCCGCAGGTACCTATGAGGGAAAAATCCTGGTGGATGGACAGGAAAAGCATTTTTCCACCATCAAAGACAGTGAAAAATGCGGAATTGCTGTTATCTACCAGGAATTGGCACTGGTTCCCTTGATGGATGTTGCTGAAAACATCTACCTGGGAAGCGAAAAAGCCGGAAAAACCGGCGTTATAAACTGGGCTGCCTCCTATGCCGAAGCAGCAAAGCTCCTCAAAGAGGTAAAGTTGGATGTTAATCCCCATACCAAATTAATCAACCTTGGCGTAGGAAAACAGCAGCTCATCGAAATTGCAAAGGCCCTGGCGAAAGAGACCAGTCTGCTCATCCTGGATGAACCGACTGCGGCACTTAACGAGGCCGAGAGTGAAAACCTCCTCAATATCCTCCGGGAATTGAAGGCCAAGGGAGTAACCTGTATCTACATCTCCCATAAATTGGAAGAGGTCCTCTCCATCGCCGACTCAATTACCGTATTGAGGGACGGAAACTCCATTGCGACCCACGATCAATCCGAGGAGGAAGGCGGCGGCTGGACTCAAGACCGGATAATATCTCTTATGGTAGGCCGAACCCTCACCCAACGCTTTCCCAAGATCGACCACACCGCCGGTGAGGTGGTTATGGAGGTTAAGAACTGGAGCGTAGACCATCCTGAGATTCCGGGCAAGAAACTCATCGACGATGTGAGTTTCCAGATTCGGAAAGGGGAAATTCTCGGTCTCGCCGGCCTTATGGGTGCCGGAAGAACAGAACTCTCCATGAGCCTCTTCGGTGCCTTCAAGAGCAAGGCAACCGGCGCAATTTACCTTGAGGGTAATGAGATTACCATTAAGGATCCTGCTGAGGCTATCAAACACGGGTTCAGCTATGTAACCGAGGACCGGAAGGCCATGGGTCTGGTTTTGGGGATGAACATCCTCGAGAACACCACCTTGGCCAGTCTTCTCCATGTAAGCCGACGGGGGGTTCTCAACAAGCTTGAAGAAATCAAGCAGACACGACACTACGTTAAGCAGCTGAATGTAAAAACACCAACGATTCAGCAAAAGGCACGGAACTTAAGCGGAGGAAACCAGCAGAAGGTAATCCTCGGAAAATGGCTCATGACCGAGCCCAAGGTGCTCATCCTCGATGAGCCTACCAGGGGTATTGATGTGGGCGCTAAGTTCGAAATCTATAACATCATGAACGACCTGGTTGAGCAGGGAGTAGCGATTGTCATGATTTCTTCCGAACTCCCAGAGGTTCTGGGGATGAGTGACCGGATCCTGGTCATGCATGAGGGACGCCTTACCGGCGAATTAACCTCTGCAGAGGCAACCCAGGAAAAGGTTATGTATTACGCAACAAGGGGATAA
- a CDS encoding sugar ABC transporter substrate-binding protein: protein MKKYLLGLLALVLVFAMVGPVFAGGQGEAGSDKLVIGLSLPTQREARWVSDKETMEAYAKEKGVDLRVAVADADMAQQASQVENLLAQGIDVLILAPHDASAAASLVAKADAEGIPVISYDRLITNTDKLDLYISFDNVKVGELQGEWLTKQVPEGDYIIMSGAPTDNNARLFKQGAMKFIQPLIDSGKINVVADQAVDNWLPANALNIVENALTASGNQVDAILAPNDGTAGGAIVALEAQGLAGQVPVTGQDSEAAAAKRIMEGTQGMTIFKDTRLLGRAAIDAAIQMAQGNKPTTNATTDNFSIKVPSNLLTPYVVTKDNLQELLIDSGYLSADVLN, encoded by the coding sequence ATGAAGAAGTACCTATTGGGCCTGTTGGCTCTCGTACTGGTATTCGCAATGGTCGGTCCTGTATTCGCCGGAGGTCAAGGTGAAGCAGGTTCTGACAAACTGGTAATTGGTCTGTCCCTTCCCACACAGCGGGAAGCACGGTGGGTATCAGACAAGGAAACCATGGAAGCATATGCCAAGGAAAAAGGCGTTGATCTCCGGGTAGCCGTTGCCGATGCCGACATGGCACAGCAGGCTTCTCAGGTTGAAAACCTTCTTGCCCAGGGCATTGACGTTTTGATCCTTGCTCCCCACGATGCTTCAGCTGCTGCGTCATTGGTTGCCAAGGCAGATGCCGAAGGAATTCCTGTAATTTCCTACGACCGTCTGATCACTAACACTGACAAGCTCGACCTCTACATCTCCTTCGACAACGTAAAGGTTGGAGAGCTCCAGGGTGAATGGCTGACCAAACAGGTTCCCGAAGGTGATTACATCATCATGTCCGGTGCACCCACCGACAACAACGCTCGTCTGTTCAAGCAAGGTGCTATGAAGTTCATCCAGCCCCTCATCGACTCCGGTAAAATCAACGTAGTTGCTGACCAGGCTGTTGACAACTGGCTGCCTGCAAATGCTCTGAACATCGTTGAAAACGCCCTGACCGCCAGCGGAAACCAGGTTGATGCTATCCTGGCTCCCAATGACGGAACAGCCGGTGGTGCCATTGTAGCTCTCGAAGCCCAGGGTCTTGCTGGCCAGGTTCCCGTTACCGGTCAGGACTCAGAAGCCGCTGCTGCAAAGCGGATCATGGAAGGAACCCAGGGAATGACCATCTTTAAGGACACCCGTCTTCTTGGCCGCGCTGCCATCGACGCTGCTATCCAGATGGCCCAGGGAAACAAGCCCACCACCAATGCTACTACTGATAACTTCAGCATCAAGGTTCCTTCGAACCTGCTGACTCCTTACGTTGTAACCAAGGACAACCTTCAGGAGCTGCTCATCGACAGCGGTTACCTCAGTGCAGACGTGCTGAACTAA
- a CDS encoding endonuclease III domain-containing protein encodes MEPPIFNLYTHLRSRLGPQGWWPVNRRADIPRRNDGVPLDGIARWEIMVGAVLTQNTAWRNVERALDNLRSLQSSGEGRIPGPDRFTILAGETLAERIYPAGYYNQKAKKLRILAEAVTARDWQPWGARVPRRDEILSLWGIGDETADCMMVYAFGVPHMVVDQYKRRILARIAGNPGSGFPRLGGDFTASEQMPYAELAGMLEDQLPRDVRVYNEFHALLVRLGSLACGKRAVCASCPLGPSGSGMCRGV; translated from the coding sequence ATGGAACCCCCGATTTTCAACCTCTATACTCATCTGCGTTCTCGCCTGGGGCCCCAGGGTTGGTGGCCGGTAAACCGTCGGGCTGACATTCCCCGGAGGAACGATGGTGTTCCCCTGGATGGGATTGCCCGCTGGGAGATCATGGTTGGGGCGGTTCTGACCCAAAATACCGCCTGGAGAAATGTGGAGCGGGCCTTGGATAATCTGCGGTCCCTCCAATCCTCGGGAGAGGGGAGAATTCCCGGCCCGGATCGGTTCACCATCCTTGCCGGCGAAACCCTGGCGGAACGGATTTATCCAGCGGGATACTATAACCAGAAGGCAAAAAAACTCCGGATTCTGGCCGAAGCGGTGACCGCCCGAGACTGGCAGCCCTGGGGAGCCAGGGTTCCCCGGCGGGATGAGATCCTTTCCTTGTGGGGGATCGGGGATGAAACCGCAGATTGTATGATGGTCTATGCCTTCGGTGTGCCCCACATGGTGGTGGATCAATATAAACGGCGGATCCTGGCCAGAATTGCGGGGAATCCGGGCAGCGGCTTCCCTCGTTTAGGGGGTGATTTTACCGCCAGCGAGCAGATGCCCTATGCCGAACTGGCAGGGATGCTGGAGGATCAGCTCCCCAGGGATGTTCGGGTGTATAACGAGTTTCATGCCCTGCTGGTCCGCCTGGGATCCCTGGCCTGCGGAAAGCGGGCGGTCTGTGCTTCATGTCCCCTCGGACCTTCAGGGTCGGGGATGTGCCGGGGGGTGTAG
- a CDS encoding response regulator — protein MEQTDLQDTILIIDDSPSTLAVLDDILNPYYRIKAAKEGYRGIQIAESDDPPDLILLDILMPEMDGYEVCKSLKKNPRTRDIPVIFVTAKDETEDEAQGLELGAVDYLVKPVAPLIVLARVRNHLELRAARNHLTLQNRELERRVRERTKELTITQDVTIASLAGLAETRDKETGSHIWRTQNYVRTLAISLPDLPGYAQQINDEDIYRMYKSAPLHDIGKVGIPDAILQKPGPLTKEEFEIMKSHTTLGYQALLQAEQSIGTTSFLRYAREIVYTHHEKWDGTGYPQGLSGEDIPLAGRIMAIADVYDALISKRVYKQPFPHSLAVQTILDGSGTHFDPTLVQVFQGLTETFRNIARSGVELSEEREALER, from the coding sequence ATGGAACAAACAGATCTGCAAGACACCATACTAATCATTGATGATTCACCCTCTACCCTCGCCGTACTGGATGATATTTTGAACCCCTACTATCGGATTAAAGCGGCCAAGGAGGGCTATCGCGGTATCCAGATTGCTGAATCCGATGATCCCCCGGACCTTATCCTCCTGGACATCCTCATGCCGGAAATGGACGGCTATGAGGTATGCAAATCACTTAAGAAGAATCCCAGAACCCGGGATATTCCGGTCATATTTGTAACCGCCAAGGACGAAACTGAGGATGAAGCCCAGGGCTTAGAGCTCGGAGCCGTGGATTACCTGGTAAAACCCGTAGCTCCCCTGATCGTTCTGGCCCGGGTGCGGAACCACCTGGAACTCCGAGCCGCCAGGAACCACCTCACCCTCCAGAACCGCGAACTGGAGCGCAGGGTCCGGGAGCGTACCAAGGAACTGACCATCACCCAGGATGTGACCATCGCCAGTCTCGCCGGTCTGGCGGAAACCAGGGACAAGGAAACCGGCAGCCATATCTGGCGGACCCAGAACTACGTACGCACCCTGGCCATCTCCCTGCCCGATCTGCCCGGGTACGCCCAGCAAATCAACGACGAGGACATCTACCGGATGTACAAGTCCGCCCCCCTCCATGATATCGGCAAGGTGGGAATCCCCGATGCGATCCTCCAAAAGCCCGGCCCCCTGACCAAGGAAGAATTCGAGATTATGAAATCCCACACCACCCTGGGATACCAGGCCTTGCTTCAGGCGGAACAGTCCATCGGAACCACAAGCTTCCTCCGGTACGCCCGGGAAATCGTCTACACCCACCATGAAAAGTGGGATGGAACCGGGTATCCCCAAGGATTATCCGGAGAAGATATCCCCCTGGCAGGCCGAATTATGGCCATTGCCGACGTGTACGATGCCCTGATCAGTAAACGGGTGTATAAGCAGCCCTTCCCCCATTCCCTGGCTGTACAAACCATCCTGGATGGATCGGGAACCCACTTCGACCCGACCCTCGTCCAGGTCTTCCAGGGGCTCACCGAAACCTTCCGAAACATCGCCCGCTCCGGAGTAGAGCTGTCCGAAGAACGGGAAGCCCTGGAGCGGTAG
- a CDS encoding metal-dependent transcriptional regulator, translated as MATSTVEQYIKVLYQLESRTGQRVSTQQLADALGVTPGTATVMLKHLSEIHLVDYQSRKGGRLSQEGKDMALRLLRYHRLIETFLFKTLGYDWSEIHEEAEVLEHAVSERFIQRIDQLLGHPRIDPHGDPIPSESGEMITPNTVLLSDIPSGTECRIARIRNTEPDFLRLLFSQGVTPGSVLQVVQNIPAAESITLRSSEMSRDFALSYQLAKQILVEG; from the coding sequence GTGGCAACGAGTACTGTCGAACAGTATATAAAGGTCCTGTACCAATTGGAAAGCCGAACCGGACAGCGGGTCTCTACTCAGCAGCTGGCTGACGCCCTGGGAGTCACCCCAGGGACAGCGACGGTGATGTTGAAACATCTTTCAGAGATCCATCTGGTGGATTACCAGTCGAGGAAGGGCGGACGATTGAGTCAGGAGGGAAAGGACATGGCCCTCCGCCTGCTGCGGTATCACCGCCTGATTGAAACCTTTCTCTTTAAAACCCTGGGATATGACTGGTCGGAGATCCACGAGGAAGCGGAGGTGCTGGAACACGCCGTTTCGGAGCGCTTCATTCAACGAATTGACCAGCTTCTCGGGCACCCCAGGATTGATCCCCACGGTGATCCCATACCGTCCGAGTCCGGAGAGATGATTACACCCAATACCGTCCTGCTGTCGGATATCCCCTCGGGAACAGAATGCCGTATCGCCCGAATCCGGAACACCGAACCGGATTTTTTGCGCCTGCTCTTCTCCCAGGGCGTCACCCCGGGGAGTGTACTCCAGGTGGTCCAAAACATCCCCGCCGCGGAATCCATAACCCTGCGCTCATCGGAGATGAGCCGCGATTTTGCCCTGAGCTACCAGCTGGCCAAGCAAATTCTGGTGGAAGGCTGA